A genomic region of Roseateles amylovorans contains the following coding sequences:
- the edd gene encoding phosphogluconate dehydratase encodes MNKTLLDVTARIRARSAASRERYLDLIERMAGRQRGVQRLGCANVAHAVAAMPANDKLRIVAEKAPHLGIVTAYNDMLSAHQPYEGYPSLIRDEVHRQGATAQVAGGVPAMCDGVTQGTPGMELSLFSRDTIAMGTAIALSHDVFDAALLLGICDKIVPGLLIGALHFGHLPCVFVPAGPMSSGLSNNDKAKVRELYAQGKVGREELLKAESQAYHGAGTCTFYGTANSNQMLLEAMGLHVPGAAFVHPHDGLRESLTREAVSQALRIIPQRDYTPIGRMVDERTIVNAMVALLATGGSTNHLIHWVAVARSAGILIDWSDFSDLSAVVPLLARVYPNGSADVNQFQAAGGPGFVIRELLGAGLMHGDVLTAVAGQGLSAFARLPHRADDGSVQWTDLPADSGDDAVVRTAAAPFSPTGGLKLLSGNLGRAVIKVSAVPEDRHTIEAPARIFDSQEAMQAAFKAGELERDVVVVVRFQGPQANGMPELHKLTPPLAVLQGKGFKVALVTDGRMSGASGKVPAAIHVSPEALAGGPLAQLRDGDVVRVCANTGELTALVDPATWAARDIAVITPEAVAENGAGMGRELFAGMRRNVTTAEEGAVTWL; translated from the coding sequence ATGAACAAGACGCTACTCGACGTCACCGCCCGCATCCGCGCGCGAAGCGCCGCCAGCCGCGAGCGCTATCTGGATCTGATTGAACGCATGGCGGGCCGCCAGCGCGGCGTGCAGCGCCTGGGCTGCGCCAACGTCGCCCATGCGGTGGCCGCGATGCCGGCCAACGACAAGCTGCGCATCGTGGCGGAAAAGGCGCCGCATCTGGGCATCGTGACCGCCTACAACGACATGCTGTCGGCGCATCAACCCTATGAGGGCTACCCATCGCTGATCCGCGACGAGGTCCACCGCCAGGGCGCCACGGCGCAGGTCGCCGGCGGCGTGCCGGCGATGTGCGACGGCGTGACCCAGGGCACGCCCGGCATGGAGCTGAGCCTGTTCTCGCGCGACACCATCGCCATGGGCACCGCGATCGCGCTGTCGCATGATGTGTTCGATGCCGCACTGCTGCTGGGCATCTGCGACAAGATCGTCCCCGGCCTGCTGATCGGCGCCTTGCACTTCGGTCATCTGCCCTGCGTCTTCGTGCCGGCGGGACCGATGAGTTCCGGCCTGTCGAACAATGACAAGGCCAAGGTCCGCGAGCTGTATGCGCAGGGCAAGGTCGGCCGCGAGGAATTGCTCAAAGCCGAGTCCCAGGCCTATCACGGCGCCGGCACCTGCACCTTCTACGGCACTGCCAACAGCAACCAGATGCTGCTCGAAGCCATGGGGCTGCATGTGCCGGGCGCGGCCTTCGTCCATCCGCATGACGGCCTGCGCGAGTCGCTGACCCGCGAGGCGGTGAGCCAGGCGCTGCGCATCATTCCCCAACGCGACTACACGCCGATCGGCCGCATGGTCGACGAGCGCACCATCGTCAATGCGATGGTGGCGCTGCTGGCGACCGGCGGGTCGACCAACCACCTGATCCACTGGGTGGCGGTGGCGCGGTCGGCGGGCATCCTGATCGACTGGAGCGACTTCTCCGATCTGTCGGCCGTGGTGCCGCTGCTGGCCCGGGTCTATCCGAACGGCAGCGCGGACGTGAACCAGTTCCAGGCCGCAGGCGGTCCCGGCTTCGTGATCCGCGAACTGCTGGGTGCCGGCCTGATGCATGGCGACGTGCTGACCGCTGTGGCTGGCCAAGGCCTGAGCGCCTTCGCCCGCCTGCCGCATCGAGCCGACGATGGCTCGGTGCAATGGACCGACCTGCCGGCCGACAGCGGCGACGATGCGGTGGTGCGGACTGCCGCGGCACCGTTCTCGCCCACCGGCGGCCTGAAGCTGCTGTCCGGCAACCTGGGGCGTGCGGTGATCAAGGTGTCGGCGGTGCCGGAAGACCGGCACACGATTGAAGCCCCGGCCCGGATCTTCGACAGCCAGGAAGCGATGCAGGCGGCCTTCAAGGCCGGCGAGCTGGAGCGCGATGTCGTCGTGGTCGTGCGCTTCCAGGGCCCGCAGGCCAACGGCATGCCGGAACTGCACAAGCTGACGCCGCCGCTGGCGGTGCTGCAGGGCAAGGGCTTCAAGGTGGCGCTGGTGACCGACGGCCGCATGAGCGGCGCCTCCGGCAAGGTGCCGGCCGCCATCCATGTGAGCCCTGAGGCGCTGGCCGGCGGACCGCTGGCGCAATTGCGCGACGGTGATGTGGTGCGGGTCTGTGCCAACACCGGTGAGCTGACGGCGCTGGTTGACCCCGCCACCTGGGCGGCCCGCGACATCGCGGTGATCACACCCGAGGCGGTGGCCGAGAACGGCGCCGGCATGGGCCGTGAGCTGTTCGCCGGCATGCGCCGCAACGTCACCACGGCGGAAGAGGGCGCGGTGACTTGGTTGTGA
- a CDS encoding PaaI family thioesterase: MRRDHGVASPADVAGLTGMEQMQALLDGRFPPPPIADTMDFTLVSVGAGEAVFQGTPKFRHYNPLGTVHGGWFATLLDSALGCAVHTTLAPGRGYTTLELKINLVRALHDRVPLVRAIGRVRHVGRQMATAEADLIGPDGKLYAHGSTTCLIFDAPPRPAEG, from the coding sequence ATGCGTCGCGACCATGGCGTCGCCTCGCCCGCGGATGTGGCTGGCCTGACCGGCATGGAACAGATGCAGGCCCTGCTGGACGGCCGCTTCCCGCCGCCGCCCATCGCCGACACCATGGATTTCACCCTGGTGTCGGTGGGCGCTGGGGAAGCCGTCTTCCAGGGCACGCCCAAGTTCCGCCACTACAACCCGCTGGGCACTGTCCACGGCGGCTGGTTTGCAACCTTGCTGGATTCCGCGCTGGGCTGCGCCGTGCACACCACGCTGGCGCCCGGCCGCGGCTACACGACGCTGGAGTTGAAGATCAACCTGGTGCGTGCGCTGCATGACCGTGTGCCGCTGGTGCGAGCGATCGGTCGGGTGCGCCATGTCGGCCGCCAGATGGCCACCGCCGAAGCCGATCTGATCGGTCCGGACGGCAAGCTCTATGCGCACGGCAGCACCACCTGCCTGATCTTCGACGCGCCCCCAAGGCCTGCGGAAGGCTGA
- a CDS encoding nucleotidyltransferase family protein, whose protein sequence is MNQRRPAVVVLAAGRGQRFRGEGHKLEQVVGEETVLAHTLRQAIASELPLVVVTSAALAPLVSPHVAARDMLVLPDQDRLGRPMPVGMGHSIAAGVAATGDAPGWLILPADMPMLRTDTLLAVAQALSDDPIVFAQYRGRRGHPVGFSAELFSELAALKGDEGARRLLARFPSQPVEVDDPGVLIDVDTVEDLQRLRGADPSAPTAPAGASGQRARMNLLG, encoded by the coding sequence ATGAATCAGCGACGACCCGCTGTTGTCGTGCTCGCGGCTGGGCGTGGCCAACGCTTTCGCGGGGAAGGTCACAAGCTGGAACAGGTCGTGGGGGAGGAAACCGTGCTGGCGCATACCCTGCGCCAGGCGATCGCATCGGAACTGCCGCTGGTGGTGGTGACCTCCGCCGCGCTGGCGCCGCTGGTGAGTCCCCATGTGGCCGCCCGCGACATGCTGGTGCTGCCCGACCAGGACCGCCTCGGGCGGCCAATGCCGGTGGGCATGGGCCACTCGATCGCGGCCGGTGTCGCCGCCACAGGGGACGCGCCGGGCTGGCTGATCCTGCCCGCGGACATGCCGATGCTGCGCACCGACACCCTGCTGGCGGTGGCGCAGGCCCTCTCGGACGACCCGATCGTGTTTGCCCAGTACCGCGGGCGACGCGGCCATCCGGTCGGTTTCAGCGCCGAACTCTTCTCCGAACTCGCCGCGTTGAAGGGCGACGAGGGCGCGCGTCGCCTGCTGGCGCGCTTTCCTTCGCAGCCGGTGGAGGTGGACGATCCCGGCGTGCTGATCGACGTGGACACGGTGGAGGATCTGCAGCGCCTGCGCGGTGCGGATCCGTCGGCGCCGACCGCCCCGGCCGGCGCCTCGGGACAGCGCGCGAGGATGAACCTGCTCGGTTGA
- a CDS encoding bifunctional 4-hydroxy-2-oxoglutarate aldolase/2-dehydro-3-deoxy-phosphogluconate aldolase, whose translation MSTPLDTLSLATHGPVIPVIVIDRVEDAVPLARALVAGGVKVLEVTLRTPVALDAIAAIAREVPEAIVGAGTLRTAADAAAAKQAGSRFAVSPGFTLELARACEAQGLPLLPGVSTASEVMMAADAGYRFLKLFPATAVGGTQLLKALAGPFADVAFCPTGGITPQTAPDFLALPNVKVCGGSWLTPADAVKAGDWARITQLAREAGALRA comes from the coding sequence ATGAGCACTCCCCTGGACACCCTGAGCCTGGCCACGCACGGCCCGGTGATCCCCGTCATCGTCATCGATCGCGTTGAGGACGCGGTCCCGCTGGCACGCGCCCTGGTGGCTGGCGGCGTCAAGGTGCTGGAGGTGACGCTGCGCACGCCGGTGGCGCTGGACGCGATCGCCGCCATCGCCCGTGAGGTGCCGGAGGCCATCGTCGGTGCGGGCACCTTGCGCACGGCGGCGGATGCGGCGGCGGCCAAGCAGGCCGGCAGCCGGTTTGCCGTCAGCCCGGGCTTCACCCTGGAACTGGCGCGCGCCTGCGAGGCCCAAGGCCTGCCGCTGTTGCCCGGTGTTTCGACCGCCAGCGAGGTCATGATGGCCGCCGACGCCGGCTACCGCTTCCTGAAGCTCTTCCCCGCCACGGCGGTGGGCGGCACCCAATTGCTCAAGGCACTGGCCGGTCCGTTCGCGGACGTGGCCTTCTGCCCGACCGGCGGCATCACGCCGCAGACCGCGCCCGATTTCCTGGCGCTGCCAAATGTGAAGGTCTGCGGTGGCTCCTGGCTCACGCCGGCGGATGCGGTGAAGGCGGGCGACTGGGCCCGGATCACCCAACTGGCCCGGGAGGCCGGCGCATTGCGCGCCTGA
- a CDS encoding ABC transporter permease → MTAAPLTLPRLAWRYLWARPMLTALNLLLLSLGLAAIGFVVLVSEQLERGLKRDLAGIDLVIGAKGSPMQILLAGVFHLDQSTGNIPLATLAQVKAQPLVAQAVPISLGDSFRGFRIIGTTPDYFALYALPLAEGQVWSGPMQAVIGAEVARRTGLKPGETFHGTHGLGEQGDAHAQAYTVVGVMAATGGVADRLVLTDLTSVWEAHAQHGHGTSAAGVPTAAHGDERDWSARHGPQADRAKPADHHGRDDRTGHAERAEHVEHAGPVDVADPSDQSGHGDRAEHAADDREISMLLVRYKGPLAAVMLPRWVNAQAGLQASVPALETARLLSMLGVGIEVLRGFGLVLLVAAAMSVLVALLHAVRERQSDLAMLRMLGATPGRVAGLIGLEACMLAALATGLALGLAHALVGALGMVLSAQQSVRLSAGWLSPWELTVPVLAFGLALLAAAWPAWRGYRLDVTDLLQTPR, encoded by the coding sequence ATGACGGCCGCGCCCTTGACGCTGCCCCGTCTGGCCTGGCGCTACCTGTGGGCGCGCCCGATGCTGACGGCGCTCAACCTGCTGCTGCTCAGTCTGGGGCTGGCGGCCATCGGCTTCGTCGTGCTGGTCAGCGAGCAGCTCGAGCGCGGCTTGAAGCGTGATCTGGCCGGCATCGACCTGGTGATTGGGGCCAAGGGCAGTCCGATGCAGATCCTGCTGGCGGGCGTCTTTCACCTGGACCAGTCGACCGGCAACATTCCCCTGGCCACGTTGGCCCAGGTGAAGGCGCAGCCGCTGGTGGCGCAGGCCGTGCCGATCTCGCTGGGTGACAGCTTCCGCGGTTTCCGGATCATCGGGACCACGCCGGACTATTTCGCGCTTTATGCGCTGCCGCTGGCCGAGGGGCAGGTCTGGTCCGGGCCGATGCAGGCGGTGATCGGGGCCGAGGTGGCGCGCCGCACCGGCCTGAAACCGGGCGAAACCTTCCACGGTACCCACGGACTGGGTGAGCAGGGCGATGCCCATGCGCAGGCCTACACCGTCGTCGGCGTAATGGCGGCCACGGGCGGCGTGGCCGACCGGCTGGTGCTCACCGATCTGACCTCCGTCTGGGAAGCCCATGCACAGCACGGGCATGGCACCTCCGCCGCAGGCGTGCCCACCGCCGCCCACGGCGACGAGCGGGATTGGTCAGCTCGCCACGGTCCCCAAGCCGATCGGGCGAAACCTGCCGACCATCATGGACGCGACGACCGTACTGGCCACGCCGAGCGCGCGGAGCACGTCGAACATGCCGGACCTGTCGATGTTGCGGACCCGTCGGACCAGTCGGGCCATGGGGACCGTGCGGAACATGCTGCCGATGACCGCGAGATCAGCATGCTGCTGGTCCGGTACAAGGGCCCGCTGGCTGCGGTGATGTTGCCGCGATGGGTCAATGCGCAGGCGGGCCTGCAGGCCTCGGTGCCGGCGTTGGAGACGGCCCGGTTGCTGTCGATGCTGGGCGTCGGCATCGAGGTGTTGCGCGGCTTCGGCCTGGTGCTGCTGGTGGCCGCGGCGATGTCGGTGCTGGTGGCGCTGCTGCATGCCGTGCGGGAGCGGCAATCCGATTTGGCCATGCTGCGCATGCTGGGCGCCACCCCCGGGCGTGTGGCAGGGCTGATCGGCCTGGAAGCGTGCATGCTGGCGGCGCTCGCGACGGGGCTGGCGCTCGGGCTGGCGCATGCGTTGGTGGGCGCGCTGGGGATGGTCTTGTCCGCGCAGCAGTCGGTACGGCTGTCGGCGGGATGGCTGTCTCCGTGGGAGCTCACGGTGCCGGTGCTGGCCTTCGGCTTGGCCCTGCTGGCCGCTGCCTGGCCCGCCTGGCGCGGCTATCGGCTGGATGTGACCGACCTGCTGCAGACGCCGCGCTGA
- a CDS encoding ABC transporter ATP-binding protein, giving the protein MSLLVLDELRLRYGRADDPGSALLSFPSFTLPEGGHLLLRGASGSGKSSLLALMAGLLTPTSGRLTMAGIDPAQLSAAARDAWRGAQLGFVPQRLHLSASLTVRDNLSLPYVAAGLRPDLARITAVLEALGIAGLQSRRPHALSQGQAQRVALARALLRSPRFVLADEPTANLDDEACAATLGLLRQAAEDHRLCLVIASHDARIEQAWGSWSALHRLRLGGSATVDRTGSAGVNGAVGAVSS; this is encoded by the coding sequence TTGAGTCTGCTGGTTTTGGATGAGCTCCGCCTGCGCTATGGGCGGGCCGATGATCCGGGCTCGGCGCTGTTGAGTTTTCCGTCCTTCACCTTGCCCGAGGGGGGCCATCTGCTGTTGCGAGGCGCCTCCGGCAGCGGCAAGAGCAGCCTGCTGGCGCTGATGGCCGGTCTGCTGACTCCCACCAGCGGCCGGTTGACGATGGCCGGCATCGACCCGGCCCAACTGTCCGCCGCGGCGCGTGATGCTTGGCGCGGCGCGCAACTGGGCTTCGTGCCGCAGCGTCTGCACCTGAGCGCGTCGCTCACCGTGCGCGACAACCTGTCGCTGCCGTATGTGGCTGCGGGCCTTCGCCCGGACCTGGCGCGCATTACCGCCGTGCTGGAGGCCTTGGGCATTGCGGGCCTGCAGTCGCGGCGTCCGCATGCGCTCAGTCAGGGCCAGGCGCAGCGGGTGGCGCTGGCTCGGGCGCTGCTGCGCTCGCCGCGCTTCGTGCTGGCGGACGAGCCCACGGCCAACCTGGACGACGAGGCCTGCGCCGCCACGCTCGGGCTGCTGCGCCAGGCGGCGGAGGACCATCGGCTGTGCCTGGTGATCGCCTCGCACGATGCGCGCATCGAGCAGGCCTGGGGCTCATGGTCGGCGCTGCATCGGCTGCGGCTGGGCGGGTCGGCCACCGTCGATCGGACCGGATCGGCCGGGGTCAATGGGGCCGTCGGGGCGGTGTCGTCATGA
- the pdxH gene encoding pyridoxamine 5'-phosphate oxidase, producing MDKLADLRKSYERDELDEHQSASEPLLQFQQWLQQALDAKVPEPNAMTLATVGPDGRPSTRIVLIKDIDARGLVWYTNYDSRKGRELAAHPFAALQFHWVELERVVRIEGRVEKVDAAQSDAYFASRPLDSRLGAWASPQSQVISSRAVLVANAAKAAAQHGLSPSRPPHWGGYRLVPERWEFWQGRKSRLHDRLVYRLENGVWLRERLAP from the coding sequence ATGGACAAACTCGCTGACCTGCGCAAGAGCTACGAGCGCGATGAACTCGACGAACACCAGTCGGCCTCCGAGCCGCTGCTGCAGTTCCAGCAATGGCTGCAGCAGGCGCTGGACGCCAAGGTGCCCGAACCCAACGCGATGACCCTGGCCACCGTGGGGCCGGACGGCCGACCGTCCACCCGCATCGTGCTGATCAAGGACATCGATGCGCGCGGACTGGTCTGGTACACCAATTACGACAGCCGCAAGGGCCGGGAACTGGCCGCGCATCCGTTCGCCGCGCTGCAGTTCCACTGGGTGGAGCTGGAACGCGTCGTGCGGATCGAGGGCCGTGTCGAGAAGGTCGATGCCGCGCAATCGGACGCCTACTTCGCCTCCCGACCGCTGGACTCGCGCCTGGGCGCATGGGCCTCGCCGCAAAGCCAGGTCATCAGCTCCCGCGCGGTGCTGGTGGCCAACGCGGCCAAGGCCGCGGCCCAGCACGGCCTCAGCCCCAGCCGCCCGCCGCATTGGGGGGGCTATCGGCTGGTGCCGGAGCGGTGGGAGTTCTGGCAGGGTCGTAAATCGCGTTTGCATGACCGGCTGGTGTATCGGTTGGAAAACGGCGTCTGGTTGAGGGAGCGCTTGGCGCCGTAA
- a CDS encoding gamma-glutamylcyclotransferase — protein sequence MSNAPVLDPLADARLEDLPAHSRQWYDQIREQWDREQGLMLFAYGSLMWNPGFDPTQTVVAKVRGYHRALRLRSLVNRGSAEQPGLVMTLLSGGSCRGLLYRVSPERSEATLHRLWLREMVVGTYVPRWLSCHCEDGERRALAFTLSRRSPGWVGELSDDRLLHILRHAHGRYGTTLDYLQRAVTCLREHDIRDRALERQLALARSNGL from the coding sequence ATGTCGAATGCGCCCGTCCTCGATCCGCTCGCCGATGCGCGGCTGGAGGATCTTCCCGCCCACAGTCGGCAGTGGTATGACCAGATCCGTGAGCAATGGGATCGCGAACAGGGGCTGATGCTGTTCGCCTACGGCTCGTTGATGTGGAACCCCGGCTTCGATCCGACCCAGACCGTGGTGGCCAAGGTGCGGGGCTATCACCGCGCCCTGCGCCTGCGCTCCCTGGTCAACCGAGGCAGCGCCGAGCAGCCCGGCTTGGTGATGACGCTGCTCTCCGGCGGCAGTTGCCGCGGCCTGCTCTATCGGGTCTCGCCCGAGCGCAGTGAAGCCACGTTGCATCGGCTCTGGCTGCGGGAGATGGTGGTGGGCACCTATGTGCCACGCTGGCTGAGCTGCCATTGCGAAGATGGTGAACGCCGCGCGCTGGCGTTCACGCTGTCGCGCCGCAGTCCGGGCTGGGTGGGCGAGCTCAGCGACGATCGCTTGCTGCACATCCTGCGTCACGCGCACGGCCGCTACGGCACCACGCTGGATTACCTGCAGCGCGCGGTGACCTGCCTGCGCGAGCACGACATCCGCGACCGCGCCCTGGAGCGCCAACTCGCACTCGCTCGCTCGAACGGCTTGTAG
- the msrA gene encoding peptide-methionine (S)-S-oxide reductase MsrA, translating to MTATTTSSSPANGLNPGGPGVARPAKEDLITLGGGCFWCTEAVFLRVKGVLGVESGYTNGAAQNPSYEQVCSGNTGHAEVVRVRFDPSQVSLSDLLQVFFTIHDPTTLNRQGADVGTQYRSGIYYQRTDQLADIRQVMDEANRAHGGKVVTEVQPEQNYWPAEAYHQRYFENHPEQGYCAFVVAPKVDKFMLRFKALIKDEASA from the coding sequence ATGACTGCCACGACCACTTCATCATCCCCCGCCAACGGCCTGAACCCTGGCGGCCCAGGCGTCGCCCGTCCCGCCAAAGAGGACCTGATCACCTTGGGCGGCGGCTGCTTCTGGTGCACCGAGGCGGTGTTTCTGCGCGTCAAGGGCGTGCTGGGCGTCGAGTCCGGCTACACCAACGGCGCGGCTCAGAATCCCAGCTATGAACAGGTCTGTTCCGGCAACACCGGACATGCGGAAGTGGTGCGGGTGCGCTTCGACCCGAGCCAGGTCAGCCTGAGCGATCTGCTGCAGGTCTTCTTCACCATCCATGACCCGACCACACTGAACCGCCAGGGGGCGGACGTGGGCACGCAGTACCGCTCCGGCATCTATTACCAGCGCACCGACCAACTCGCCGACATCCGCCAGGTGATGGACGAGGCCAACCGCGCCCATGGCGGCAAGGTGGTGACCGAGGTGCAGCCGGAGCAGAACTACTGGCCGGCCGAGGCCTATCACCAGCGCTATTTCGAGAACCATCCGGAGCAGGGTTACTGCGCCTTCGTGGTCGCGCCGAAGGTGGACAAGTTCATGCTGCGCTTCAAGGCGCTGATCAAAGACGAGGCGTCGGCTTGA
- a CDS encoding DUF3299 domain-containing protein produces the protein MTASFPSACCADIRLCLRAAVGAMLVVAGLGAVQAQSSGSAAGQGGAAAVAAIGQGPGYHDPRSPFKPLQEIDGVLSWKLLSSVTTKADKSRVIPSFPAAVQALDKRTVKVQGFMMPLEPGDKQSHFLLSSVPTTCSFCVPAGPEGLVEVRSKSPVRYTLEPVTVEGQLAVLSDDPYGMFYRVTQAVPASVPAR, from the coding sequence ATGACTGCCTCCTTCCCCAGCGCTTGCTGTGCCGATATCCGCCTGTGCCTGCGCGCCGCCGTGGGCGCGATGCTGGTGGTTGCCGGCCTGGGTGCCGTGCAGGCGCAGTCGTCGGGTTCGGCTGCGGGGCAGGGCGGTGCCGCTGCTGTGGCGGCCATCGGGCAAGGCCCCGGTTATCACGATCCCCGCAGCCCGTTCAAACCGCTCCAAGAGATCGACGGCGTGCTGAGCTGGAAGCTGCTGTCGTCGGTCACCACCAAGGCGGACAAGAGCCGGGTCATCCCCAGTTTTCCCGCCGCTGTCCAGGCCCTGGACAAGCGCACGGTGAAAGTGCAGGGCTTCATGATGCCGCTGGAGCCGGGCGACAAGCAGAGCCATTTCCTGCTGTCGTCGGTGCCCACCACCTGTTCCTTCTGCGTGCCCGCAGGCCCTGAGGGTCTGGTGGAGGTGCGAAGCAAGTCACCGGTTCGCTACACGCTGGAGCCGGTGACGGTGGAAGGCCAACTGGCCGTACTCAGCGACGATCCCTACGGCATGTTCTATCGCGTGACGCAGGCCGTGCCTGCCTCCGTGCCCGCGCGCTGA
- a CDS encoding TonB-dependent receptor, which translates to MSKNQISASASLHVVASSVASSFAAAAPSASFSTRCVDTARSMSAAGVARRSRLAQAVALSLALGGASAWAQEAPAAGAASAEAPAAVDAATSAAAGSAGSDAKAGAAPKRKETLQAVVITGNPLGQRDLVAPVQTLSGDALTLKRGSSLGDTLEGLSGVGSTYFGPNSNRPTLRGLDGDRVRMLSNSGASVDASSLSFDHALPIDPLVLTRIEVLRGAAALQYGGNAIGGVVNAMDNRIPRLAQPGLNGAAEVRLGGASNERGGAVVLDGGTSQFAWHADAADRRADDQRVPRFESEDGSSTRVRNSDAHSRSGALGGSFLFSQGYAGVSVEDYHNDYGVTVEPDVRIQMQRQRLATAGEWRDVMPGLTRLQWQFASSRYKHQEVEGDGAVGTVFESDGKDGRIEAQHAALQTPWGPVQGVLGWQWEKSDFSALGEEALVPNTTTRNNALFLIEQFKAGPWSLQAGARSERVTVSSIGGDEDRFGAPTSRRFSPKSLSLSGAVELGSGFSLSSSVSSSERAPTFYELFANGVHVASGAYEVGDLNLGMEKAKAVDLGLHWKQGEAKWSVQVYQTRFSNYLALDATGRQIDEDGETFPEYAYTGVRARMHGVELEGHQPLPSVAGWDLSLGTTLDIVRGTNLDTHEALPRLAPVRGSVSLQAASGPWLLQAELRGALRQDRVPALDTPTAGYGILRLNVARHFDLAGLDAMWYLKLDNLANKLAYSASSVQTIRDLTPLPGRSLFAGMQVKF; encoded by the coding sequence ATGTCCAAGAATCAAATCAGCGCTTCGGCGTCCCTCCATGTCGTGGCTTCGTCGGTGGCGTCGTCCTTCGCTGCTGCCGCTCCCTCGGCGTCCTTCTCCACCCGTTGTGTCGACACCGCCCGGTCGATGAGCGCTGCCGGCGTGGCCCGGCGCAGCCGGCTGGCGCAGGCGGTCGCGCTGTCGTTGGCGTTGGGCGGTGCGTCCGCCTGGGCCCAGGAGGCGCCGGCAGCGGGCGCGGCGTCTGCTGAGGCCCCAGCCGCTGTGGATGCTGCGACTTCAGCAGCCGCAGGGTCGGCTGGATCGGACGCCAAGGCCGGCGCCGCGCCCAAGCGCAAGGAAACGCTGCAAGCGGTGGTCATCACCGGCAACCCGCTGGGCCAGCGCGATCTGGTCGCGCCGGTGCAGACCCTCAGCGGCGATGCGCTCACCCTCAAGCGCGGGTCCAGCCTGGGCGACACGTTGGAGGGCCTGTCCGGCGTCGGCTCGACCTACTTCGGTCCCAACAGCAACCGGCCCACGCTGCGCGGGCTGGATGGCGATCGGGTCCGGATGCTGAGCAACTCCGGCGCGTCGGTCGATGCGTCCAGTCTGAGCTTCGACCATGCGCTGCCAATCGATCCGCTGGTGCTGACCCGCATCGAGGTGCTGCGCGGTGCCGCAGCGCTGCAATACGGCGGCAATGCCATCGGTGGCGTCGTCAATGCGATGGACAACCGCATTCCTCGACTGGCGCAGCCCGGCTTGAACGGCGCGGCCGAGGTGCGACTGGGCGGCGCGTCGAATGAGCGCGGCGGCGCGGTGGTGCTGGATGGCGGCACCTCGCAATTCGCCTGGCATGCCGATGCGGCCGATCGCCGGGCCGACGACCAGCGGGTGCCGCGCTTCGAGAGCGAGGATGGCTCCAGCACGCGTGTCCGCAATTCCGACGCCCACAGCCGCAGCGGCGCGCTCGGCGGCTCGTTCCTGTTCTCGCAGGGCTATGCCGGCGTGTCGGTGGAGGATTATCACAACGACTACGGGGTGACGGTGGAGCCCGATGTCCGCATCCAGATGCAGCGCCAGCGTTTGGCGACCGCTGGCGAGTGGCGGGATGTGATGCCCGGCCTGACGCGCCTGCAGTGGCAGTTCGCGAGCAGCCGCTACAAGCACCAGGAAGTGGAGGGCGACGGCGCGGTCGGCACCGTGTTCGAGTCCGACGGCAAGGACGGCCGGATCGAGGCCCAGCATGCGGCCCTGCAGACGCCCTGGGGTCCGGTTCAAGGCGTGCTGGGTTGGCAATGGGAGAAGAGTGACTTCTCCGCCTTGGGCGAAGAGGCGCTGGTGCCCAACACCACCACCCGCAACAACGCTCTGTTCCTGATCGAGCAGTTCAAGGCCGGCCCCTGGAGCCTGCAGGCCGGCGCGCGCAGCGAACGGGTGACGGTCTCCTCCATTGGTGGCGATGAAGACCGCTTCGGTGCGCCGACCTCGCGCCGCTTCAGCCCGAAGAGCCTGTCGCTGTCCGGAGCCGTTGAACTGGGCAGCGGTTTCAGCCTGTCCAGCAGCGTGAGCAGCAGCGAGCGTGCGCCGACCTTCTACGAGCTGTTCGCCAACGGCGTGCACGTGGCCTCGGGCGCCTACGAAGTGGGCGACCTCAACCTGGGCATGGAGAAGGCGAAGGCGGTGGACCTGGGTCTGCACTGGAAGCAGGGTGAGGCCAAGTGGAGCGTGCAGGTCTATCAGACCCGCTTCTCCAACTACCTCGCGCTGGATGCCACCGGCCGCCAGATCGACGAGGACGGCGAAACCTTCCCCGAGTACGCCTATACCGGCGTGCGCGCCCGCATGCACGGCGTGGAACTGGAAGGCCATCAGCCCCTGCCGTCGGTGGCGGGGTGGGACTTGAGCCTGGGCACGACGCTGGACATCGTCCGTGGCACCAACCTCGACACCCATGAGGCGCTGCCGCGCCTGGCGCCGGTGCGTGGCAGCGTGTCGCTGCAGGCCGCGAGCGGTCCGTGGCTGCTGCAGGCCGAGCTGCGAGGCGCGCTGCGCCAGGACCGGGTGCCCGCGCTGGACACACCGACTGCGGGCTACGGCATCCTGCGCCTGAATGTGGCGCGCCACTTCGACCTCGCCGGTCTGGATGCCATGTGGTACCTGAAGCTGGACAACCTGGCCAACAAGCTGGCCTACAGCGCCAGCAGCGTGCAGACCATCCGTGACCTGACCCCGTTGCCCGGTCGCAGCCTGTTCGCAGGGATGCAGGTGAAGTTCTAA